One region of Drosophila sechellia strain sech25 chromosome 4, ASM438219v1, whole genome shotgun sequence genomic DNA includes:
- the LOC116801931 gene encoding fibulin-1 isoform X1 translates to MFYKLCAFMCVLIVGGHVTTTIATDSISGYIRKCCINGLRHARTNASCKNIDIAPTIIPQLWLGLCHSTLEVCCSRELDHQDCELGRLAALDGTRCDREGNVTSSSYATCCRSCQIGLAVKASKANCKDPLFSFLFSIESYRACCYGSADFNDKPVIEKIDKAISINDEGELPFVSEEDMNVTIVLTGDDDICGKIENLCAHICESTFDAYQCKCHPGFMLDNNNVTCSPMKTQICPSGYNLDKLDNKCIDIDECRKDLHDCKSSQYCHNTNGGYHCLNVKAKDCPPGFYYEHDYDACKDDYKCKDRKCVKVQTCDKGFSLHNGTCSDIDECSHKSLNNCHGISNQECINTVGSYSCNCLPGFNLDATLNKCVDINECSINNHNCLPTQRCDNTIGSYICTRLQSCGTGYTLNAETGNCDDDDECTLRTHNCPSNYNCHNTRGSFRCYRKITTTLTTRTTLTTVPPLSLGNARRGFTIRYPYPLAVHPEYSQNNDSFSTNRRADCSPGFYRNTLGACIDTNECMEQNPCGNHERCINTNGHFRCESLLQCSPGYKSTVDGKSCIDIDECDTGEHNCGEGQICRNRNGGFVCSCPIGHELKRHISGASTCVDTNECALEQRVCPLNAQCFNTIGAYYCECKAGFQKKSDGNNSTQCFDIDECQVIPGLCQQKCLNFWGGYRCTCNSGYQLGPDNRTCNDIDECEVHKDYKLCMGLCINTPGSYQCSCPRGYMLAADMNTCRDVDECATDSINQVCTGRNDICTNIRGSYKCTTVNCPLGYSIDPEQKNRCRQNLNFCEGEECYTQPSAFTYNFITFVSKLMIPPEGRTIFTLRGPLWYDNIEFDLKIVRIQANTNIQRATDGSFDTLQNNNQVNVILKKSLEGPQDIELELSMTVYTNGMPRGKSVAKLFLFVSQHTF, encoded by the exons ATGTTTTATAAACTATGTGCATTTATGTGTGTTTTGATAGTTGGAGGTCATGTCACCACCACAATAGCCACTG acAGCATATCGGGTTATATCCGAAAATGCTGTATAAATGGACTTCGGCATGCTCGTACGAACGCCTCTTGCAAAAATATCGACATAGCCCCAACAATAATCCCGCAGCTTTGGCTTGGACTTTGTCACTCTACACTTGAAGTGTGCTGTTCTCGAGAACTGGACCATCAAGATTGCGAGCTAGGTCGACTGGCTGCTTTAGACGGTACTCGCTGTGACAGAGAAGGAAATGTAACATCTAGCTCCTACGCAACATGTTGTCGTTCTTGTCAAATCGGATTAGCAGTTAAAGCGAGTAAAGCCAATTGCAAAGAtccattattttcatttcttttctcAATTGAATCATACCGAGCGTGCTGTTATGGATCTGCTGATTTTAACGACAAGCCCGTTATCGAAAAAATCGATAAGGCTATTTCTATTAATGATGAAGGTGAATTGCCGTTTGTTTCTGAAGAGGATATGAATGTAACTATTGTTCTTACCGGAGATG ATGACATATGTGGAAAAATTGAAAACCTTTGCGCTCACATATGCGAAAGCACTTTCGACGCATACCAATGTAAGTGCCACCCCGGGTTTATGTTAGATAATAACAACGTAACATGCTCTCCGATGAAAACCCAAATATGTCCCAGCGGGTACAATTTAGATAAACTGGATAACAAATGCATTGACATTGATGAATGCCGGAAAGATCTTCATGACTGCAAATCATCCCAATATTGCCATAATACGAATGGCGGATACCACTGCTTAAATGTGAAAGCAAAAGACTGTCCACCAGGATTTTATTATGAGCATGATTACGACGCATGTAAAG ATGATTACAAATGCAAAGATCGTAAATGCGTTAAAGTTCAAACTTGCGATAAAGGGTTCAGTTTGCATAACGGTACCTGTTCCGATATTGACGAGTGCTCACATAAATCATTAAACAACTGTCATGGCATAAGTAATCAGGAATGTATTAACACAGTGGGAAGTTATTCCTGCAATTGCCTGCCTGGATTTAATTTGGATGCTACATTAAATAAGTGTGTTG ATATAAATGAATGTTCAATAAATAATCACAACTGCCTTCCAACTCAGAGATGTGATAACACGATCGGATCATACATATGCACG CGCCTACAAAGCTGCGGAACAGGCTATACCTTAAATGCAGAAACGGGGAATTGTGACG ATGATGATGAATGCACCCTTAGAACACATAACTGTCCTTCAAACTATAATTGTCACAACACGAGGGGATCATTCCGATGTTATAGAAAAATCACAACAACGTTAACAACAAGAACGACATTAACTACAGTTCCGCCCTTATCTTTGGGGAACGCACGAAGAGGTTTTACTATCCGATACCCATACCCATTAGCTGTACATCCGGAATATTCACAAAACAACGATTCTTTTTCTACAAATCGGCGTGCAGACTGCTCCCCTGGATTTTATAGGAATACTCTTGGTGCATGCATAG ATACAAATGAATGCATGGAACAAAATCCTTGCGGAAACCATGAACGATGCATTAACACAAATGGACATTTCCGCTGCGAAAGCCTGCTCCAGTGCTCGCCCGGCTACAAATCAACAGTGGACGGTAAATCTTGCATAG ACATTGATGAGTGCGATACTGGTGAACACAATTGTGGCGAAGGACAGATTTGCCGTAATCGAAACGGTGGCTTTGTGTGCTCCTGCCCGATAGGTCATGAGCTCAAACGACACATTAGTGGTGCTAGTACATGTGTTGACACGAACGAATGCGCGCTAGAACAACGTGTATGTCCATTGAACGCCCAATGCTTTAACACCATTGGGGCTTACTACTGTGAGTGCAAAGCTGGCTTTCAAAAGAAATCTGATGGTAATAATAGCACACAATGTTTTGATATCGATGAGTGTCAAGTGATTCCGGGACTTTGTCAACAAAAATGTCTCAACTTTTGGGGAGGATATCGATGCACTTGTAACTCTGGATACCAACTAGGACCGGACAACCGGACATGCAATGATATAGATGAATGCGAAGTACATAAGGATTACAAACTATGTATGGG ATTATGCATTAACACTCCTGGATCGTATCAATGTTCCTGTCCACGTGGATATATGTTGGCTGCAGATATGAATACGTGTCGTGATGTCGACGAATGCGCAACAGATTCCATTAATCAAGTTTGTACTGGCCGG aATGACATTTGCACCAATATCAGAGGAAGCTACAAGTGTACTACAGTAAATTGTCCACTTGGATACAGCATTGACCCAGAACAAAAAAA CCGTTGCCGCCAGAATCTTAACTTTTGCGAAGGAGAAGAATGTTATACCCAACCGTCAGCTTTcacatataattttataacaTTCGTTTCAAAGCTAATGATACCTCCAGAGGGTCGTACCATATTCACATTGAGAGGTCCACTTTGGTATGATAATATCGAATTTGATCTTAAAATTGTTCGCATACAAGCAAACACCAATATTCAAAGGGCAACCGATGGGAGTTTTGA CACTTtacaaaacaacaaccaagTTAACGTGATATTAAAGAAATCATTGGAGGGTCCCCAGGACATCGAGTTGGAGTTAAGTATGACAGTGTACACAAACGGAATGCCTCGTGGAAAAAGTGTGGCAAAattatttctgtttgtttcccaacatacattttaa
- the LOC116801931 gene encoding fibulin-2 isoform X2, with protein sequence MRKHFRRIPIGYNLDKLDNKCIDIDECRKDLHDCKSSQYCHNTNGGYHCLNVKAKDCPPGFYYEHDYDACKDDYKCKDRKCVKVQTCDKGFSLHNGTCSDIDECSHKSLNNCHGISNQECINTVGSYSCNCLPGFNLDATLNKCVDINECSINNHNCLPTQRCDNTIGSYICTRLQSCGTGYTLNAETGNCDDDDECTLRTHNCPSNYNCHNTRGSFRCYRKITTTLTTRTTLTTVPPLSLGNARRGFTIRYPYPLAVHPEYSQNNDSFSTNRRADCSPGFYRNTLGACIDTNECMEQNPCGNHERCINTNGHFRCESLLQCSPGYKSTVDGKSCIDIDECDTGEHNCGEGQICRNRNGGFVCSCPIGHELKRHISGASTCVDTNECALEQRVCPLNAQCFNTIGAYYCECKAGFQKKSDGNNSTQCFDIDECQVIPGLCQQKCLNFWGGYRCTCNSGYQLGPDNRTCNDIDECEVHKDYKLCMGLCINTPGSYQCSCPRGYMLAADMNTCRDVDECATDSINQVCTGRNDICTNIRGSYKCTTVNCPLGYSIDPEQKNRCRQNLNFCEGEECYTQPSAFTYNFITFVSKLMIPPEGRTIFTLRGPLWYDNIEFDLKIVRIQANTNIQRATDGSFDTLQNNNQVNVILKKSLEGPQDIELELSMTVYTNGMPRGKSVAKLFLFVSQHTF encoded by the exons ATGCGAAAGCACTTTCGACGCATACCAAT CGGGTACAATTTAGATAAACTGGATAACAAATGCATTGACATTGATGAATGCCGGAAAGATCTTCATGACTGCAAATCATCCCAATATTGCCATAATACGAATGGCGGATACCACTGCTTAAATGTGAAAGCAAAAGACTGTCCACCAGGATTTTATTATGAGCATGATTACGACGCATGTAAAG ATGATTACAAATGCAAAGATCGTAAATGCGTTAAAGTTCAAACTTGCGATAAAGGGTTCAGTTTGCATAACGGTACCTGTTCCGATATTGACGAGTGCTCACATAAATCATTAAACAACTGTCATGGCATAAGTAATCAGGAATGTATTAACACAGTGGGAAGTTATTCCTGCAATTGCCTGCCTGGATTTAATTTGGATGCTACATTAAATAAGTGTGTTG ATATAAATGAATGTTCAATAAATAATCACAACTGCCTTCCAACTCAGAGATGTGATAACACGATCGGATCATACATATGCACG CGCCTACAAAGCTGCGGAACAGGCTATACCTTAAATGCAGAAACGGGGAATTGTGACG ATGATGATGAATGCACCCTTAGAACACATAACTGTCCTTCAAACTATAATTGTCACAACACGAGGGGATCATTCCGATGTTATAGAAAAATCACAACAACGTTAACAACAAGAACGACATTAACTACAGTTCCGCCCTTATCTTTGGGGAACGCACGAAGAGGTTTTACTATCCGATACCCATACCCATTAGCTGTACATCCGGAATATTCACAAAACAACGATTCTTTTTCTACAAATCGGCGTGCAGACTGCTCCCCTGGATTTTATAGGAATACTCTTGGTGCATGCATAG ATACAAATGAATGCATGGAACAAAATCCTTGCGGAAACCATGAACGATGCATTAACACAAATGGACATTTCCGCTGCGAAAGCCTGCTCCAGTGCTCGCCCGGCTACAAATCAACAGTGGACGGTAAATCTTGCATAG ACATTGATGAGTGCGATACTGGTGAACACAATTGTGGCGAAGGACAGATTTGCCGTAATCGAAACGGTGGCTTTGTGTGCTCCTGCCCGATAGGTCATGAGCTCAAACGACACATTAGTGGTGCTAGTACATGTGTTGACACGAACGAATGCGCGCTAGAACAACGTGTATGTCCATTGAACGCCCAATGCTTTAACACCATTGGGGCTTACTACTGTGAGTGCAAAGCTGGCTTTCAAAAGAAATCTGATGGTAATAATAGCACACAATGTTTTGATATCGATGAGTGTCAAGTGATTCCGGGACTTTGTCAACAAAAATGTCTCAACTTTTGGGGAGGATATCGATGCACTTGTAACTCTGGATACCAACTAGGACCGGACAACCGGACATGCAATGATATAGATGAATGCGAAGTACATAAGGATTACAAACTATGTATGGG ATTATGCATTAACACTCCTGGATCGTATCAATGTTCCTGTCCACGTGGATATATGTTGGCTGCAGATATGAATACGTGTCGTGATGTCGACGAATGCGCAACAGATTCCATTAATCAAGTTTGTACTGGCCGG aATGACATTTGCACCAATATCAGAGGAAGCTACAAGTGTACTACAGTAAATTGTCCACTTGGATACAGCATTGACCCAGAACAAAAAAA CCGTTGCCGCCAGAATCTTAACTTTTGCGAAGGAGAAGAATGTTATACCCAACCGTCAGCTTTcacatataattttataacaTTCGTTTCAAAGCTAATGATACCTCCAGAGGGTCGTACCATATTCACATTGAGAGGTCCACTTTGGTATGATAATATCGAATTTGATCTTAAAATTGTTCGCATACAAGCAAACACCAATATTCAAAGGGCAACCGATGGGAGTTTTGA CACTTtacaaaacaacaaccaagTTAACGTGATATTAAAGAAATCATTGGAGGGTCCCCAGGACATCGAGTTGGAGTTAAGTATGACAGTGTACACAAACGGAATGCCTCGTGGAAAAAGTGTGGCAAAattatttctgtttgtttcccaacatacattttaa
- the LOC116801933 gene encoding protein yellow isoform X4, with product MLGIDVHNNRLFVTTPRWKNGVPASLGTLPFPPKESSPAIKPYPNWEAHGNPNSPDCSKLMSVYRTAVDRCNRIWLIDSGIVNATINLNQICPPKIVVYDLKSDELIVRYNLEASHVKQDSLHSNIVVDIGEDCDDAHAIVSDVWRFGLVVYSLSKNRSWRVTNYNFYPDPVASDFNVYGLNFQWLDGVFGMSIYYNRKIMERVLYFHPMASFKEFMVPINLLLNESVWQTNTQEYAKYFIPIGDRGYNSQSSTTGVTRNGIMFFTQVHQDDIGCWDTSKPYTRAHLGKFHNLENSNLIQFPNDLKVDKEKDQNVWLISNRLPIFLYSNLDYGEVNFRILKANVNKIIRNSVCNPDNNYNNTSKSAFVLIEEGQCY from the exons ATGCTtg GCATTGATGTCCATAATAACCGCCTGTTTGTGACAACTCCCCGTTGGAAGAATGGTGTGCCTGCCAGCTTAGGTACACTGCCGTTTCCTCCAAAAGAGTCAAGCCCGGCAATAAAGCCGTATCCGAACTGGGAGGCTCATGGAAATCCAAACAGTCCTGACTGCTCAAAACTAATGTCAGTTTATCGAACAGCTGTAGATAGGTGTAATCGAATTTGGCTAATTGATTCTGGAATTGTCAATGCTACAATAAACTTAAATCAGATCTGCCCACCAAAAATTGTTGTGTATGATCTTAAAAGTGACGAACTGATTGTTCGATACAATTTGGAAGCCTCTCATGTGAAACAAGATTCGTTGCACTCCAATATTGTTGTGGATATTGGAGAAGATTGCGATGATGCGCATGCTATCGTATCGGATGTATGGAGATTTGGTCTTGTTGTTTACAGCCTATCAAAAAACCGAAGCTGGCGCGTGACCAACTATAACTTTTATCCGGATCCCGTTGCTTCGGATTTTAATGTTTACGGATTAAATTTTCAATGGCTGGATGGTGTTTTTGGAATGAGTATATATTACAATAGGAAAATAATGGAACGCGTTCTTTATTTTCATCCAATGGCAAGTTTCAAG GAGTTCATGGTGCCTATTAATCTCTTGCTAAACGAATCTGTGTGGCAAACGAATACTCAAGAGTACGCCAAGTACTTCATACCAATTGGAGACCGCGGATATAATTCTCAATCATCTACAACAGGAGTTACAAGGAATGGCATTATGTTTTTTACACAAGTTCATCAAGATGATATTGGATGCTGGGATACATCGAAACCATACACTCGAGCACATTTGggaaaatttcataatttggAAAACTCAAATCTTATTCAATTTCCAAATGATTTAAAAGTAGACAAAGAAAAAGATCAAAATGTATGGCTTATAAGTAACCGACTACCAATTTTTCTATACAGCAATCTCGATTATGGAGAAgtaaattttcgaattttaaaGGCGAATGTAAATAAGATTATTCGCAATAGTGTTTGCAATCCggataataattataataatacatCAAAATCAGCTTTTGTGTTAATAGAAGAAGGACAATGTTATTGA
- the LOC116801933 gene encoding protein yellow isoform X1 translates to MMQLRTIFNIITQLIFLLKTLNGNLSVQPVFQTLDGYEYTPHLFSQNLQSESKLEIVYEWKYLDFLYSTFVQRQQSILNGDFVPKNNLPLGIDVHNNRLFVTTPRWKNGVPASLGTLPFPPKESSPAIKPYPNWEAHGNPNSPDCSKLMSVYRTAVDRCNRIWLIDSGIVNATINLNQICPPKIVVYDLKSDELIVRYNLEASHVKQDSLHSNIVVDIGEDCDDAHAIVSDVWRFGLVVYSLSKNRSWRVTNYNFYPDPVASDFNVYGLNFQWLDGVFGMSIYYNRKIMERVLYFHPMASFKEFMVPINLLLNESVWQTNTQEYAKYFIPIGDRGYNSQSSTTGVTRNGIMFFTQVHQDDIGCWDTSKPYTRAHLGKFHNLENSNLIQFPNDLKVDKEKDQNVWLISNRLPIFLYSNLDYGEVNFRILKANVNKIIRNSVCNPDNNYNNTSKSAFVLIEEGQCY, encoded by the exons ATGATGCAGTTAAGGACTATCTTTAATATAATTACAcagttaatttttttattgaagaCTTTAAATGGAAACTTAAGTGTTCAACCAGTTTTCCAAACACTTGATGGCTATGAATATACTCCGCACTTGTTTTCGCAAAACTTACAGAGTGAAAGTAAACTGGAGATTGTTTATGAATGGAAATATTTGGATTTCCTATACTCAACTTTTGTGCAACGCCAACAATCTATTTTAAATGG AGACTTTGtaccaaaaaataatttaccTTTAGGCATTGATGTCCATAATAACCGCCTGTTTGTGACAACTCCCCGTTGGAAGAATGGTGTGCCTGCCAGCTTAGGTACACTGCCGTTTCCTCCAAAAGAGTCAAGCCCGGCAATAAAGCCGTATCCGAACTGGGAGGCTCATGGAAATCCAAACAGTCCTGACTGCTCAAAACTAATGTCAGTTTATCGAACAGCTGTAGATAGGTGTAATCGAATTTGGCTAATTGATTCTGGAATTGTCAATGCTACAATAAACTTAAATCAGATCTGCCCACCAAAAATTGTTGTGTATGATCTTAAAAGTGACGAACTGATTGTTCGATACAATTTGGAAGCCTCTCATGTGAAACAAGATTCGTTGCACTCCAATATTGTTGTGGATATTGGAGAAGATTGCGATGATGCGCATGCTATCGTATCGGATGTATGGAGATTTGGTCTTGTTGTTTACAGCCTATCAAAAAACCGAAGCTGGCGCGTGACCAACTATAACTTTTATCCGGATCCCGTTGCTTCGGATTTTAATGTTTACGGATTAAATTTTCAATGGCTGGATGGTGTTTTTGGAATGAGTATATATTACAATAGGAAAATAATGGAACGCGTTCTTTATTTTCATCCAATGGCAAGTTTCAAG GAGTTCATGGTGCCTATTAATCTCTTGCTAAACGAATCTGTGTGGCAAACGAATACTCAAGAGTACGCCAAGTACTTCATACCAATTGGAGACCGCGGATATAATTCTCAATCATCTACAACAGGAGTTACAAGGAATGGCATTATGTTTTTTACACAAGTTCATCAAGATGATATTGGATGCTGGGATACATCGAAACCATACACTCGAGCACATTTGggaaaatttcataatttggAAAACTCAAATCTTATTCAATTTCCAAATGATTTAAAAGTAGACAAAGAAAAAGATCAAAATGTATGGCTTATAAGTAACCGACTACCAATTTTTCTATACAGCAATCTCGATTATGGAGAAgtaaattttcgaattttaaaGGCGAATGTAAATAAGATTATTCGCAATAGTGTTTGCAATCCggataataattataataatacatCAAAATCAGCTTTTGTGTTAATAGAAGAAGGACAATGTTATTGA
- the LOC116801933 gene encoding protein yellow isoform X3: MMQDFVPKNNLPLGIDVHNNRLFVTTPRWKNGVPASLGTLPFPPKESSPAIKPYPNWEAHGNPNSPDCSKLMSVYRTAVDRCNRIWLIDSGIVNATINLNQICPPKIVVYDLKSDELIVRYNLEASHVKQDSLHSNIVVDIGEDCDDAHAIVSDVWRFGLVVYSLSKNRSWRVTNYNFYPDPVASDFNVYGLNFQWLDGVFGMSIYYNRKIMERVLYFHPMASFKEFMVPINLLLNESVWQTNTQEYAKYFIPIGDRGYNSQSSTTGVTRNGIMFFTQVHQDDIGCWDTSKPYTRAHLGKFHNLENSNLIQFPNDLKVDKEKDQNVWLISNRLPIFLYSNLDYGEVNFRILKANVNKIIRNSVCNPDNNYNNTSKSAFVLIEEGQCY, translated from the exons ATGATGCA AGACTTTGtaccaaaaaataatttaccTTTAGGCATTGATGTCCATAATAACCGCCTGTTTGTGACAACTCCCCGTTGGAAGAATGGTGTGCCTGCCAGCTTAGGTACACTGCCGTTTCCTCCAAAAGAGTCAAGCCCGGCAATAAAGCCGTATCCGAACTGGGAGGCTCATGGAAATCCAAACAGTCCTGACTGCTCAAAACTAATGTCAGTTTATCGAACAGCTGTAGATAGGTGTAATCGAATTTGGCTAATTGATTCTGGAATTGTCAATGCTACAATAAACTTAAATCAGATCTGCCCACCAAAAATTGTTGTGTATGATCTTAAAAGTGACGAACTGATTGTTCGATACAATTTGGAAGCCTCTCATGTGAAACAAGATTCGTTGCACTCCAATATTGTTGTGGATATTGGAGAAGATTGCGATGATGCGCATGCTATCGTATCGGATGTATGGAGATTTGGTCTTGTTGTTTACAGCCTATCAAAAAACCGAAGCTGGCGCGTGACCAACTATAACTTTTATCCGGATCCCGTTGCTTCGGATTTTAATGTTTACGGATTAAATTTTCAATGGCTGGATGGTGTTTTTGGAATGAGTATATATTACAATAGGAAAATAATGGAACGCGTTCTTTATTTTCATCCAATGGCAAGTTTCAAG GAGTTCATGGTGCCTATTAATCTCTTGCTAAACGAATCTGTGTGGCAAACGAATACTCAAGAGTACGCCAAGTACTTCATACCAATTGGAGACCGCGGATATAATTCTCAATCATCTACAACAGGAGTTACAAGGAATGGCATTATGTTTTTTACACAAGTTCATCAAGATGATATTGGATGCTGGGATACATCGAAACCATACACTCGAGCACATTTGggaaaatttcataatttggAAAACTCAAATCTTATTCAATTTCCAAATGATTTAAAAGTAGACAAAGAAAAAGATCAAAATGTATGGCTTATAAGTAACCGACTACCAATTTTTCTATACAGCAATCTCGATTATGGAGAAgtaaattttcgaattttaaaGGCGAATGTAAATAAGATTATTCGCAATAGTGTTTGCAATCCggataataattataataatacatCAAAATCAGCTTTTGTGTTAATAGAAGAAGGACAATGTTATTGA
- the LOC116801933 gene encoding protein yellow isoform X5, with product MGIDVHNNRLFVTTPRWKNGVPASLGTLPFPPKESSPAIKPYPNWEAHGNPNSPDCSKLMSVYRTAVDRCNRIWLIDSGIVNATINLNQICPPKIVVYDLKSDELIVRYNLEASHVKQDSLHSNIVVDIGEDCDDAHAIVSDVWRFGLVVYSLSKNRSWRVTNYNFYPDPVASDFNVYGLNFQWLDGVFGMSIYYNRKIMERVLYFHPMASFKEFMVPINLLLNESVWQTNTQEYAKYFIPIGDRGYNSQSSTTGVTRNGIMFFTQVHQDDIGCWDTSKPYTRAHLGKFHNLENSNLIQFPNDLKVDKEKDQNVWLISNRLPIFLYSNLDYGEVNFRILKANVNKIIRNSVCNPDNNYNNTSKSAFVLIEEGQCY from the exons ATGG GCATTGATGTCCATAATAACCGCCTGTTTGTGACAACTCCCCGTTGGAAGAATGGTGTGCCTGCCAGCTTAGGTACACTGCCGTTTCCTCCAAAAGAGTCAAGCCCGGCAATAAAGCCGTATCCGAACTGGGAGGCTCATGGAAATCCAAACAGTCCTGACTGCTCAAAACTAATGTCAGTTTATCGAACAGCTGTAGATAGGTGTAATCGAATTTGGCTAATTGATTCTGGAATTGTCAATGCTACAATAAACTTAAATCAGATCTGCCCACCAAAAATTGTTGTGTATGATCTTAAAAGTGACGAACTGATTGTTCGATACAATTTGGAAGCCTCTCATGTGAAACAAGATTCGTTGCACTCCAATATTGTTGTGGATATTGGAGAAGATTGCGATGATGCGCATGCTATCGTATCGGATGTATGGAGATTTGGTCTTGTTGTTTACAGCCTATCAAAAAACCGAAGCTGGCGCGTGACCAACTATAACTTTTATCCGGATCCCGTTGCTTCGGATTTTAATGTTTACGGATTAAATTTTCAATGGCTGGATGGTGTTTTTGGAATGAGTATATATTACAATAGGAAAATAATGGAACGCGTTCTTTATTTTCATCCAATGGCAAGTTTCAAG GAGTTCATGGTGCCTATTAATCTCTTGCTAAACGAATCTGTGTGGCAAACGAATACTCAAGAGTACGCCAAGTACTTCATACCAATTGGAGACCGCGGATATAATTCTCAATCATCTACAACAGGAGTTACAAGGAATGGCATTATGTTTTTTACACAAGTTCATCAAGATGATATTGGATGCTGGGATACATCGAAACCATACACTCGAGCACATTTGggaaaatttcataatttggAAAACTCAAATCTTATTCAATTTCCAAATGATTTAAAAGTAGACAAAGAAAAAGATCAAAATGTATGGCTTATAAGTAACCGACTACCAATTTTTCTATACAGCAATCTCGATTATGGAGAAgtaaattttcgaattttaaaGGCGAATGTAAATAAGATTATTCGCAATAGTGTTTGCAATCCggataataattataataatacatCAAAATCAGCTTTTGTGTTAATAGAAGAAGGACAATGTTATTGA
- the LOC116801933 gene encoding protein yellow isoform X2: MFGSVLSRDFVPKNNLPLGIDVHNNRLFVTTPRWKNGVPASLGTLPFPPKESSPAIKPYPNWEAHGNPNSPDCSKLMSVYRTAVDRCNRIWLIDSGIVNATINLNQICPPKIVVYDLKSDELIVRYNLEASHVKQDSLHSNIVVDIGEDCDDAHAIVSDVWRFGLVVYSLSKNRSWRVTNYNFYPDPVASDFNVYGLNFQWLDGVFGMSIYYNRKIMERVLYFHPMASFKEFMVPINLLLNESVWQTNTQEYAKYFIPIGDRGYNSQSSTTGVTRNGIMFFTQVHQDDIGCWDTSKPYTRAHLGKFHNLENSNLIQFPNDLKVDKEKDQNVWLISNRLPIFLYSNLDYGEVNFRILKANVNKIIRNSVCNPDNNYNNTSKSAFVLIEEGQCY, from the exons ATGTTTGGCAGTGTACTGTCTAG AGACTTTGtaccaaaaaataatttaccTTTAGGCATTGATGTCCATAATAACCGCCTGTTTGTGACAACTCCCCGTTGGAAGAATGGTGTGCCTGCCAGCTTAGGTACACTGCCGTTTCCTCCAAAAGAGTCAAGCCCGGCAATAAAGCCGTATCCGAACTGGGAGGCTCATGGAAATCCAAACAGTCCTGACTGCTCAAAACTAATGTCAGTTTATCGAACAGCTGTAGATAGGTGTAATCGAATTTGGCTAATTGATTCTGGAATTGTCAATGCTACAATAAACTTAAATCAGATCTGCCCACCAAAAATTGTTGTGTATGATCTTAAAAGTGACGAACTGATTGTTCGATACAATTTGGAAGCCTCTCATGTGAAACAAGATTCGTTGCACTCCAATATTGTTGTGGATATTGGAGAAGATTGCGATGATGCGCATGCTATCGTATCGGATGTATGGAGATTTGGTCTTGTTGTTTACAGCCTATCAAAAAACCGAAGCTGGCGCGTGACCAACTATAACTTTTATCCGGATCCCGTTGCTTCGGATTTTAATGTTTACGGATTAAATTTTCAATGGCTGGATGGTGTTTTTGGAATGAGTATATATTACAATAGGAAAATAATGGAACGCGTTCTTTATTTTCATCCAATGGCAAGTTTCAAG GAGTTCATGGTGCCTATTAATCTCTTGCTAAACGAATCTGTGTGGCAAACGAATACTCAAGAGTACGCCAAGTACTTCATACCAATTGGAGACCGCGGATATAATTCTCAATCATCTACAACAGGAGTTACAAGGAATGGCATTATGTTTTTTACACAAGTTCATCAAGATGATATTGGATGCTGGGATACATCGAAACCATACACTCGAGCACATTTGggaaaatttcataatttggAAAACTCAAATCTTATTCAATTTCCAAATGATTTAAAAGTAGACAAAGAAAAAGATCAAAATGTATGGCTTATAAGTAACCGACTACCAATTTTTCTATACAGCAATCTCGATTATGGAGAAgtaaattttcgaattttaaaGGCGAATGTAAATAAGATTATTCGCAATAGTGTTTGCAATCCggataataattataataatacatCAAAATCAGCTTTTGTGTTAATAGAAGAAGGACAATGTTATTGA